A region from the Vicia villosa cultivar HV-30 ecotype Madison, WI linkage group LG3, Vvil1.0, whole genome shotgun sequence genome encodes:
- the LOC131659345 gene encoding uncharacterized protein LOC131659345 → MAGRNDAAINAALEAMAQALEHQPNGGENAASRNLDTFQRENPPVFKGTHDSDGALTWLKDIGRIFCVMDCSPEKKCIKFENGLRSEIKKVVDYQKIRVFADLVDCCRIFEEYSNAHYKMVHEKRSKSQQVRGKPYDAPSGKNKQRAYEGNKTSGGDAPAGIVCFKCGKADHKSNVCTA, encoded by the exons ATGGCGGGAAGGAATGATGCTGCGATTAATGCTGCCTTGGAGgcaatggctcaagctttggagCATCAGCCGAATGGTGGTGAGAATGCTGCATCTCGCAATTTGGATaccttccagagggagaatccacCTGTTTTCAAGGGTACCCATGATTCTGATGGCGCATTGACTTGGCTAAAGGATATAGGGCGAATCTTTTGTGTGATGGATTGCTCTCCGGAGaagaag tgcattaagtttgagaatggattGCGTTCCGAGATCAAGAAAGTGGTTGACTACCAAAAGATTCGTGTCTTTGCggatttggttgattgttgtcgtATCTTCGAGGAATATAGTAATGCGCACTATAAGATGGTTCATGAGAAGAGGAGCAAGAGTCAGCAAGTTCGTGGCAAGCCTTATGATGCTCCTAGTGGCAAGAATAAGCAGAGGGCTTATGAGGGCAATaagactagtgggggagatgctcctgctggtaTTGTATGCTTTAAGTGTGGCAAAGCCGATCATAAGAGCAATGTGTGTACTGcttga